Proteins encoded in a region of the Trichosurus vulpecula isolate mTriVul1 chromosome 9, mTriVul1.pri, whole genome shotgun sequence genome:
- the SOX8 gene encoding transcription factor SOX-8: protein MLNMTEEHEKTLEPPCSPSGTTSSMSHVEDSDSDTPLSPAGSEGLGCSSGTGPRQAGGGAALGSKVDPGEVDDRFPACIRDAVSQVLKGYDWSLVPMPVRGNGSLKAKPHVKRPMNAFMVWAQAARRKLADQYPHLHNAELSKTLGKLWRLLSENEKRPFVEEAERLRVQHKKDHPDYKYQPRRRKSVKTGQSDSDSGAELGHHPGNPMYKADSGLGGLGDSHHHNDHTGQTHGPPTPPTTPKTDLHHGNKQELKHEGRRLVDSGRQNIDFSNVDISELSSEVINNMETFDVHEFDQYLPLNGHSAIPADPGQNSTAGSYGASYSHSAPGSGGPQVWTHKSPSSASSSSPNEPGQQRPHIKTEQLSPSHYSDQSHGSPTHSDYGSYSAQACVTTASTATAASSFSSSQCDYTDLQSSNYYNPYSGYPSSIYQYPYFHSSRRPYATPILNGLSIPPAHSPTSNWDQPVYTTLTRP from the exons ATGCTCAACATGACCGAAGAACACGAGAAGACCCTGGAGCCGCCGTGCAGCCCTTCGGGTACTACCAGCTCCATGTCGCACGTGGAGGACTCGGACTCGGACACACCGCTGTCTCCGGCCGGCTCTGAGGGCCTGGGCTGCTCATCTGGGACTGGTCCCCGGCAGGCTGGCGGGGGCGCAGCTCTGGGCTCCAAGGTGGACCCGGGCGAAGTGGACGATCGTTTCCCCGCGTGCATCCGCGATGCCGTCTCACAGGTGCTCAAGGGCTACGACTGGAGTCTGGTGCCCATGCCCGTGCGAGGTAACGGCTCACTCAAGGCTAAGCCTCACGTAAAGCGGCCCATGAACGCCTTCATGGTGTGGGCACAGGCTGCTCGCAGGAAGCTGGCTGACCAGTACCCGCATCTGCACAACGCCGAGCTCAGCAAGACCCTGGGAAAACTGTGGCG ctTATTGAGTGAAAATGAGAAACGCCCTTTTGTAGAGGAAGCTGAAAGGCTAAGGGTCCAGCATAAGAAGGATCACCCGGATTACAAGTACCAACCTCGGAGAAGGAAAAGCGTAAAAACTGGCCAGAGTGACTCAGATTCAGGAGCTGAGCTCGGCCACCATCCAGGGAATCCCATGTATAAGGCTGACTCTGGCCTGGGAGGCCTGGGAGATTCCCACCATCATAATGATCATACAG ggcAGACACATGGACCACCTACTCCACCTACCACACCTAAAACTGACCTACATCATGGCAATAAGCAAGAGCTGAAACATGAAGGGCGCCGCCTAGTGGACAGTGGCCGCCAGAACATCGACTTTAGCAACGTGGACATCTCAGAGCTGAGCAGCGAGGTTATCAATAATATGGAAACCTTCGACGTCCATGAGTTTGACCAGTACCTGCCCCTCAATGGCCACTCTGCCATCCCTGCTGACCCTGGGCAGAACTCAACAGCAGGCTCATATGGTGCTTCATATTCCCATTCAGCACCTGGGAGTGGTGGACCCCAAGTATGGACTCACAAGAGCccttcctcagcttcctcctcatcccccaaTGAGCCGGGCCAGCAGAGGCCACACATTAAAACCGAGCAGCTGAGCCCCAGTCACTACAGCGACCAGTCCCACGGCTCCCCAACCCACTCTGACTACGGGTCCTACAGTGCCCAGGCCTGCGTGACCACGGCCTCTACAGCCACTGCTGCCAGCTCCTTCTCAAGCTCCCAGTGTGATTACACTGATCTTCAGAGCTCCAACTACTACAATCCCTACTCTGGCTACCCCTCTAGCATTTACCAGTACCCGTACTTCCATTCCTCCCGCCGGCCCTACGCCACCCCCATCCTCAATGGCTTATCCATTCCCCCAGCTCATAGCCCCACCAGTAACTGGGACCAGCCTGTCTATACAACTCTGACAAGGCCTTAG